The following are from one region of the Silene latifolia isolate original U9 population chromosome 9, ASM4854445v1, whole genome shotgun sequence genome:
- the LOC141601310 gene encoding uncharacterized protein LOC141601310: protein MKAGYTDGHWTADPRGYSIRNGYEWLRMQQPKHDWEKLCKIGYCTDDRCLICDSYTETHEHLFFNCRYSQQILQKMELWCGFSLQVNRTTGSLPPKVCLKQKVHFLLLAACYYQVWTQRNNARMNHVLLKPDKVTGHIIDVVKSRIRRKLEEPVSSIDKVWLAKWSML, encoded by the exons ATGAAAGCTGGGTACACTGATGGACACTGGACTGCTGACCCTAGAGGTTATTCCATCAGAAATGGTTATGAATGGCTTAGGATGCAACAACCTAAGCATGACTGG GAGAAGCTTTGCAAAATTGGCTACTGTACAGATGATAGATGCCTAATCTGTGACAGTTACACTGAAACACATGAGCATCTGTTCTTTAACTGCAGATACAGCCAACAAATTCTGCAGAAGATGGAGCTTTGGTGTGGCTTTTCACTGCAGGTTAACAGGACCACAGGATCACTGCCTCCAAAAGTGTGCCTAAAGCAGAAAGTTCACTTCCTGCTGTTGGCTGCTTGCTATTACCAGGTATGGACACAAAGAAACAATGCCAGAATGAATCATGTGTTGCTTAAACCAGATAAGGTAACTGGGCATATTATTGATGTAGTCAAGAGCAGAATCAGAAGAAAACTCGAGGAGCCAGTTTCAAGCATTGACAAAGTGTGGCTAGCAAAATGGAGCATGCTGTGA
- the LOC141601311 gene encoding uncharacterized protein LOC141601311, whose protein sequence is MQEVKDVPCLQFDEDPNEGSQVAEVVIIEDVTDNEIEDIAWVIKRGKKSVVVAEEEENNENILQFTTEDTKEVVELWNNAIYCFVLGANPPWEVLQGFVHRIWQKHNVDRISFMPNGIFLVRFKHRKDKEAILKAGYFMFDNKPLIIRSWDVNVELMKEDVKKVSAWIRIHDLPLKFWGKCLPAIAGLVSKFQKAGQATMDKTRLGFARVMNELNVGQKLPSKVRFLDETGKMIYVGIEYKWKPSVCNKCKGVGHEMNTCRKGVTNKPVPKPVQQVWKPKPVAVKPVQLSTEQLKCPECTPCTSPARIALSHTSTPASPHKTGSYRAAVEGEKIPRVGIGKKVSLIPNLLMNNIGFWNVRGLNNVNKQKTVKWFIHNKDIGLFGLVETKINGKNVSNNFNTMLDGWCVTTNSGQHKGGRVWILWKPNLFDVMVCRYDAQFIHTRVTTRISQQQLWFTMVYACKDGIGRRDLWHKLGVIVGQCNGSWALAEDFNTVIDPTETLGANTKEADMDKFLDCISTCGITDIAATGAYYTCTNKQELATVGASTRVFSRLDRFMVNLEWMTQFPNMMAHFHPEGLFDHCPCTVSNSAVGDCKRDSFKYFNMWSKEDAFIPTVTK, encoded by the exons ATGCAGGAAgttaaggatgttccttgtttgcAATTTGATGAAGACCCTAATGAAGGCAGTCAAGTTGCTGAGGTAGTAATTATAGAAGATGTTACAGACAATGAGATTGAAGACATTGCATGGGTTATAAAGAGAGGAAAAAAGAGTGTCGTGGTTGCTGAAGAAGAAGAAAATAATGAAAATATATTGCAGTTCACCACAGAAGACACTAAAGAAGTAGTAGAATTATGGAACAATGCGATATACTGTTTTGTTCTAGGAGCAAACCCTCCATGGGAGGTTTTGCAAGGTTTTGTTCATAGAATATGGCAGAAGCATAATGTAGACAGGATATCCTTTATGCCAAATGGGATATTTCTGGTAAGATTTAAGCATAGGAAAGATAAAGAGGCCATATTGAAGGCAGGATACTTTATGTTCGATAATAAGCCCCTGATTATCAGATCCTGGGATGTTAACGTTGAGTTAATGAAGGAGGATGTTAAGAAGGTGTCTGCGTGGATCAGGATTCATGACTTACCCCTTAAATTCTGGGGTAAATGTTTACCTGCCATTGCTGGTCTAGTTAGCAAGTTTCAGAAAGCTGGTCAAGCTACAATGGACAAAACCAGATTGGGTTTTGCACGAGTAATGAATGAGCTCAATGTTGGCCAAAAGCTCCCCTCTAAAGTGAGATTCTTGGATGAGACTGGTAAGATGATTTATGTGGGGATTGAGTATAAATGGAAGCCATCTGTTTGTAACAAATGCAAAGGTGTTGGTCATGAAATGAATACTTGCAGGAAAGGTGTAACTAATAAGCCAGTGCCTAAGCCAGTTCAGCAGGTCTGGAAGCCAAAGCCTGTAGCTGTCAAGCCTGTGCAACTCAGTACAGAACAACTGAAATGTCCAGAGTGTACTCCTTGTACCTCCCCTGCACGTATTGCTCTTAGTCACACGTCCACACCAGCAAGTCCTCATAAGACTGGATCATACAGAGCTGCTGTAGAAGGTGAGAAGATTCCAAGGGTTGGCATTGGCAAAAAGGTATCTCTAATCCCAAACTTATTAATGAATAACATAGGTTTTTGGAATGTTCGTGGTTTGaataatgtaaataaacaaaAAACGGTGAAATGGTTTATTCATAATAAAGATATTGGTCTTTTTGGATTAGTTGAGACCAAAATAAATGGGAAAAATGTGAGTAATAACTTTAATACTATGTTAGATGGTTGGTGTGTAACTACTAATAGTGGCCAGCATAAAGGAGGACGTGTGTGGATTCTTTGGAAACCAAATCTATTTGATGTCATGGTATGTCGATATGATGCACAGTTTATTCACACAAGAGTCACTACTAGGATTTCTCAACAACAATTATGGTTCACAATGGTCTATGCTTGTAAAGATGGTATTGGAAGGAGGGATTTATGGCATAAGTTAGGAGTTATTGTAGGTCAATGTAATGGGTCTTGGGCTTTGGCAGAAGATTTTAACACAGTAATTGATCCTACTGAAACACTGGGTGCTAATACTAAAGAGGCTGATATGGACAAGTTTTTAGATTGCATTTCAACTTGTGGTATCACTGATATTGCTGCTACTGGGGCTTACTATACCTGCACTAACAAACAAGAACTAGctactgttggagctt ctACAAGAGTGTTTAGTCGTCTGGACAGGTTTATGGTCAATCTGGAATGGATGACTCAATTCCCTAATATGATGGCTCATTTCCATCCAGAGGGTTTATTTGACCATTGTCCTTGTACTGTGAGCAATAGTGCAGTAGGGGATTGCAAGAGAGATAGCTTCAAGTATTTCAATATGTGGAGCAAAGAAGATGCTTTTATACCTACTGTTACTAAATAA